A window of the Pirellulales bacterium genome harbors these coding sequences:
- a CDS encoding MinD/ParA family protein — translation RGGTGKSNTTANLAFLFARDGHRVGVIDTDIQSPGIHVIFQLSESRIEHALNDYLWGRCPIDRAAYDVTAVAIGSVGADDEQPRIFLIPSSINVGEIGRILKEGYDVHKLNDGFQRLVSDLRLDYLFIDTHPGVNEETLLSIAISDKLLLIMRPDSQDFQGTAVTTELARRLEIPEILMVVNKVPPGMDTVQLRERVEETFQAEVAALLPMNYEIVRLASSGLFVNRYPDHPMSIGLKQVAERIMA, via the coding sequence CGCGGCGGCACCGGCAAATCGAACACAACCGCCAATCTCGCGTTTTTGTTTGCACGAGATGGGCATCGCGTCGGTGTGATCGACACGGATATTCAATCCCCCGGCATCCATGTGATTTTTCAATTATCCGAGTCACGCATTGAACACGCGCTGAACGACTATTTGTGGGGGAGATGCCCCATCGATCGTGCCGCTTATGATGTCACTGCCGTCGCGATCGGCAGTGTCGGTGCGGACGACGAGCAGCCGCGCATCTTTTTGATTCCCTCGAGTATCAATGTCGGCGAGATTGGGCGGATCCTCAAAGAGGGCTATGATGTTCACAAACTCAACGACGGTTTTCAACGCCTCGTAAGCGATCTTCGGCTCGACTATTTGTTCATCGATACACATCCGGGCGTCAACGAGGAGACGCTGCTCTCCATCGCGATCTCGGATAAACTCCTTCTCATCATGCGGCCAGATAGCCAAGACTTTCAAGGCACCGCGGTAACGACGGAATTGGCCCGCCGCCTCGAAATCCCCGAAATTCTGATGGTGGTCAATAAGGTGCCGCCGGGCATGGATACCGTGCAGCTGCGCGAGCGTGTTGAAGAAACGTTTCAGGCCGAAGTCGCGGCGCTGCTGCCCATGAACTACGAAATCGTGCGACTCGCCAGCAGCGGCTTGTTTGTCAATCGCTATCCGGACCATCCGATGTCGATTGGTTTGAAGCAGGTGGCCGAGCGAATTATGGCGTAA